One window of the Oncorhynchus keta strain PuntledgeMale-10-30-2019 chromosome 31, Oket_V2, whole genome shotgun sequence genome contains the following:
- the LOC127906078 gene encoding L-rhamnose-binding lectin CSL2-like: MLIVRLTAFTLLAAVCCTLPAAAMRVVTCDNGENVQFLICDSGVIFIERALYGRTDGTTCKEGRPANQLTNTQCSQTGTLEVLSHRCNGKQVCEVNTEVFRTSDPCVGIYKYLETTYTCLPATRSITCEGSDALLKCDEGTIQIYSANYGRRDQLVCSFKRPANQLANTNCLSQSITTSKVAERCNRKSQCDVPASNSLYGDPCVGTYKYLDVAYTCG; the protein is encoded by the exons ATGCTCATTGTCAGACTGACTGCGTTCACCT TGCTGGCTGCAGTTTGCTGTACACTACCAGCTGCAG CGATGAGAGTGGTCACCTGTGACAATGGAGAAAACGTCCAGTTCCTGATCTGTG ATTCTGGAGTGATCTTCATTGAGAGAGCTCTGTATGGAAGGACTGATGGAACCACCTGCAAAGAAGGACGACCTGCCAACCAGCTGACCAACACACAGTGTTCACAGACGGGCACCCTGGAGGTCCTctcacacag GTGCAATGGGAAACAAGTGTGTGAAGTGAACACTGAAGTCTTCCGTACTTCTGACCCCTGTGTTGGAATCTACAAATACCTGGAAACCACCTACACCTGCCTCCCAGCAA CACGCAGCATCACGTGTGAAGGCTCTGATGCTCTATTAaaatgtg aTGAAGGAACGATCCAGATCTACAGTGCCAACTATGGCCGCCGTGACCAGCTAGTGTGTTCCTTTAAACGGCCCGCTAACCAACTAGCCAACACCAACTGCCTCAGCCAATCCATAACCACCAGTAAGGTGGCAGAGAG GTGTAATAGGAAGAGCCAGTGTGACGTCCCGGCTTCCAACTCTCTGTATGGAGATCCCTGTGTAGGAACCTACAAGTACCTGGATGTGGCTTACACCTGTGGCTAA
- the LOC127914349 gene encoding L-rhamnose-binding lectin CSL2-like, which yields MLLVRLTAFTLLAAVCCTLPAAATRVVTCDNGENVQFLICDSGVIFIERALYGRTDRTTCKEGRPANQLTNTQCSQTGTLEVLSHRCNGKQVCEVNTEVFRTSDPCVGIYKYLETTYTCLPATRSITCEGSDVQLECDEGTIQIYSANYGRRDQLVCSFKRPANQLANTNCLSQSITTSKVAERCNGKSQCDVPASNSLYGDPCVGTYKYLDVAYTCG from the exons ATGCTCCTTGTCAGACTGACTGCGTTCACCT TGCTGGCTGCAGTTTGCTGTACACTACCAGCTGCAG CGACGAGAGTGGTCACCTGTGACAATGGAGAAAACGTCCAGTTCCTGATCTGTG ATTCTGGAGTGATCTTCATTGAGAGAGCTCTGTATGGAAGGACTGACAGAACCACCTGCAAAGAAGGACGACCTGCCAACCAGCTGACCAACACACAGTGTTCACAGACGGGCACCCTGGAGGTCCTCTCACACAG GTGCAATGGGAAACAGGTGTGTGAAGTGAACACTGAAGTCTTCCGTACTTCTGACCCCTGTGTTGGAATCTACAAATACCTGGAAACCACCTACACCTGCCTCCCAGCAA CACGCAGCATCACGTGTGAAGGCTCTGATGTTCAACTAGAATGTG aTGAAGGAACGATCCAGATCTACAGTGCCAACTATGGCCGCCGTGACCAGCTAGTGTGTTCCTTTAAACGGCCCGCTAACCAACTAGCCAACACCAACTGCCTCAGCCAATCCATAACCACCAGTAAGGTGGCAGAGAG GTGTAATGGGAAGAGCCAGTGTGACGTCCCGGCGTCCAACTCTCTGTATGGAGATCCCTGTGTAGGAACCTACAAGTACCTGGATGTGGCTTACACCTGTGGCTAA